The Jaculus jaculus isolate mJacJac1 chromosome 1, mJacJac1.mat.Y.cur, whole genome shotgun sequence nucleotide sequence tatgtagtctcagactggcctcaaactcacgcccatcctcctacctctgcctctggagtgctgagattagagatgtgcaccgccatgcccagctcaaattgcaattttaaaaatcaataatactATGCAATTCAAAGATATATTAATTTGACACATATATGAAATGAATgatgattaaatattttaaaatctttgttttctgtaattgATGTGTTATGTTTCTACAAGAACAGAAAACTTTGTGTGCACAGTATAGACATTACTAAAAGCATGGCATGCAATAGTCTTGAATCTGAGCCAAGGTTTCTCAGGCAGTATTCCTTGTCTTTGAGTGGTGTGACAGCATGCACAGTGTAAAGTGCATCTGTTGTGTGGTCAGAGCCAAGGCTGCAATGAGGCCCCAATGCAACCCTGGCAAGAACTACTGGGATTTATAGCATGTCTGATTGtttcaaactttttgtttttattttatttgagagagagagagacagatatatgtgtatgtgtgtggagagagagagagtgagaatgggtgtgccagggccttcagctgctgcagatgaactccagaagcatgtgccaccttgtgcatctggcttacatgggtcctggggaatcgaacctgggtcctttggttttgcagtgagcaccttaaccactaagccatccctctagccaagcatgtttgatttttaaattaatttttggtcattgtacattcagaaaccttttactgttgCCAAAGTTTTCATGACCCcctcatattcatttatttaaccaCATATGGGGTTACAACCCACAGCTTAAGGAGCTGTGGTCTGAGGTACCTTTGAAAAGTGACACCTGAATCACTGAGGTCTGAATGGGACAGAGGCAGTCATACCAGCAGCTGAGAGAAAGGCATTTGGATCATAGGGAACAACCAGTCGGTACAGGGATAGATACTAAAGAGACATCCTCGAAGCTGGAGGGTTTGTAGACCTCCTTCTCACACTTGCGTGTATGAAAGCAAGTtctaagaattttttgtttttgcaatggCACTTTAACAAGCCTTATTGTTATTTGGTATGTTAGCAATAAGTAATATagcaatgaatgaaagaatgtttcatattctgaaactgctaaaggtcTCATATTTTTGCATGCTAACATAAAAACGGATGGAGAACTGGAAGAGGTATCAGATCTCACCTAATTTCCATATTATTtctggggtgctggggaattgaaccaagggtcCTAGTGCCTCATACATACTAGGCAaatactgagctatatccccagccaacGCCTCATTTTGGATGAGAACATTGAGGCCCCAAAATGAGATAAAAGACTAATGCACATTTGATTTGTGGTGGCAAACCTGACAGTAGAAGTCAAAATGTTAAGTTATGTGTGCCCTGTCCTTAACAGAGTAAGAGTGAAATGTTAGTAACAGGAAAACACTCAAACATTTGtactatttattctttctttctttgaaagaaagaggcagagaaaaagagaaaataggcgCACTGGGGTCTTTATCccctgcaaacgatctccagacaaatgcacctccttgtgcatctggtttattacgggtattggggaattgaacttgggtccttaggttttgcaagtaccttatctgctaagccatctctccagctctgtagtaTTTATTCTGGTAGTGATGTGCCTAACTTTCCTCATTTTGAGTTTCTCTACATTAGCTTTCATCTAGGTTGAAGTTTTTCCAAATTCAGTGTTTGAAAAGAGAATAAACTTGGTCAATTGAGGCTTGTTGACGGTCGTTAGCCGAACGTGGAAACCAGTGTGTGTGAGACTCCCTTTGGCCACCAGGGGGAGCCCAAGACTCCCATAAAGAGCGCATGGTTCGGCTACTCATACACAAGTTCTGCTCAGAAGCCTCACAAAGTTGGCTGACTACCCAGAAGCGGGGCTTGTGACAGGAAGTGGAGGCGGGACTTTGGTTCAAACACCTGTTGTCCACACCAGCACACACGACGGGAACAGAGCCTCTGAAGGAAACTACTTCAGTTAGACCAAGCAGCCTCAGAGGGCCAGTTTGTCCAGTTTTACCAAGGGACAAACCTTTGTATTGGCACCATCTCGCAGCCTTCACAACAATGGAAGTGTGGATTTCGGCCCAGATCAGAAAGATTAAAGCTCTCTGAAAAGATGTGACAACAGTTTAAAATGATGAAGAATGTGGTCAAGGCCACATGAGCCTATTTTCCAACTCCTGGGGTAGCCGACTGAGGGCACACCCCCCTGAAAACAGGAAGCGATCATCCCAGAAGCATTCAAAGGGCACACCCCTTCCCAAGGAGTTGGAGGAACCCTGAGGGCCAGAAATGCATACAAGCATGAAGCCGATGACTAAACCAAGCTGGATGACAGCAGGTTCCAAACCAGGGATGTCAAACTCGTACAAGGGACACTGAAAATGGACCCCATCGCCTAGTGTCTGGGACACTCCTGGGCCAGTTGTTTGTAAGTTCCCGAACTTGAGCCTCGCTGCTCAGTGCCGACGGAGAGTCGACAGAGAAAGGAGCGTAGAAAATGCAGTATTTTTCGCGGACACCAGACACGCATCTCCAAAGACTCTACAAGAAGGAGTGCGTGAAGATGTCACCTTCTTCCTAGCCGCGTTGCTGACGTAAGTTGCTTCATTTCTCCTCGACTTTGCTTTCCAGCgcataagcaaaacaaaaccaacacccCCTGTGGGATTAGTCCGCAAACCTGAAAGGGTGGTGGGCGGAGCTGATAAGGGGCGGGGATAAAAAGCCTCATCCAACAGGTTTTTCCGGTCAGCAAGGGTCCCGCCCCCTCCGGTGTGCTCAGCTCTGATTGGCTCCCGCTGAGGGGGCGTGGCCTGgccgcgggggcggggggggcggaCGCGGCGTGGCGCGTGGATAACCCGAGCCGGGGAGGTCGCGGGCGCCGGGCCTGTGCGCGCTCTCCGCCATGGCAGGCCGTCCCGGCGCGTCGGCGCTCGTCCTGCTCGCTGCCCTGCTGGCGCCCGCGCTGCTCGTGCCGCCCGTGAGCGGCCGCGGCGGCCGGTACCACGGGGACTGGGACACGGGCCGGCTGCTGCCTCCGCTGCCGCCCCGCGAGGACGCGGCGCGCGTGGCCCGCTTCGTGACGCACGTCAGCGACTGGGGCGCGCTGGCCACCATCTCCACGCTGGAGGCGGTGCGCGGCTGGTCCTTCGCCGACGTCCTGTCGCTCAGCGACGGGCCCCCGGGCGCGGGCAGCGGCGTGCCCTACCTGTACCTGAGCCCGCTGCAGCAGTCCGTGAGCAACCTGCAGGTGAGCCTTCCCTTCTGCGGCGGCTGGAGGCCACCGAGCCGGCCGGTCACACTCGCCCAAGTTGAGCCCAGGCTGTTTTAGAGAGAGGAACTTGAACCCGGCTCACATGACCTGACCTGACTCTCTGCCCCGCACTGGCCGGGCGAGGATCCTAGATGTTGGGCAATTTACCTGGAAGTTCCCACCCGCCCAGGGTTTGAATTCTTTGCCAGGAGCTGGCTTGAATCACCTCGCCCCCGAGTTGTCTTGAATCATCTTGGAGCACGGTGTCTCCGTTTTCAAAGCATAGGTATTGTCGGATAGTGAGGCATTTCGCATACTTGACTTCTTAGGGGTTCTCGTTCTAAACTCTCctcattagttaatttttttccaCCATCAGTAGGAAGCTAATGCATCATCGTGGACACCCTGCACAGTGGCCTCGGCAGAGGGCTGGACTGGTGGAGGGCTGACTCCTCTCCCTTGCGCCATCCTCTAGGACAGGGCCAAGCTCTGAAGGATCTCCGATGCCCCAGAGGTGTGTTCACAGACTGGCAGCCTGGGAGATAAGAGCCAAACAAGTGCTCAGGGATGGAGCCTGACTTAGTAGAGGGTCGTTGTGGCCGAGCTGGGAAAGCCCAGCATTATTTGGTAAAGCTGAGATGAAAGCGCCTGCTAAATGCCGTGCAGTGTCGTCTCTTCTAGTGCTCTTCAAAGCAGGCTCAATTGACAGTTCCGCTATTCCTAAAGTCAGGAGCCAATCCCAAGTTCTCCTCAGGAGCATCTGCCTTCAGAATACTAGCATCTCTGCTATACATTCTCATGTCTATAATTGTGAGGGATCTAGAGAGCTGTGGGGTCACCCCCGTTGCAGAGGTGACAACACTGAGACTCGAAGGGGTAGGGACTCACCTGTGACCACATGACCATCAGCTAAAGCCCAATGGTTGatgcttttttaaagaaatagtagcagttggctggagagatggcttaccggttaagcatttgtctgtgaagcctaaggaccctggtttgaggcttgattccccaagacccacgttagccagatacacagggggcgcacacatctggagttcatttacagtggctggaggccttatcgcgccattctctctatctacctctttctctctctctgtcactctcaagtaaataaataagtaaaaataacaacaaaaaattgattaaaaaaaaaaaagaaatagtagcaGTGAGGAACTTACTCAGAAGCTCAGGTTTCTACAATGGTAGTGAGAGTGGCCACGTAAGGATTTGACTCCTATTCTACCATTCAACTAGCCAGAGTTGGGCTCCTCACTGATTTTCCTTTTGACCACCAAGTTGCCCTCTGTGTCCACCCAGTGGAGAGGGTACAATGGTTTGGAAGGAGCAAGACCCAGACTTGTGGCCACTTCTTTGTAAAATGCCTTGATGTCTGTCACTGGGAGAAGGTGGTGAGGTAGGGTCCTGTATGGTCTTTTTCTCTGGCATATTTGTGTAGTGAATGTTTGTAGAAGTATGCTACTGGCTGCAGGGCCCAGAAGTAAAATCTTGCCCTTGATTCTTTGCACACAGACTTTTTTTATTGGCCTATCTTCCATCTTGGCTGTCTTGAGATAGGACATTCTCTCCTCTGAGTACTCCCCTTCCACCTACTGAAAATAAGTCAAGTCCCAAAGTCTGTCCTTCATTCTTGTGATCTTTTGAATATTGTGTACATGCTCATGGCTTCACTTGGATTTACTTCCAAGTCTACGTGTATTATTCACCTCTTCTATGTTT carries:
- the Creg1 gene encoding protein CREG1; this translates as MAGRPGASALVLLAALLAPALLVPPVSGRGGRYHGDWDTGRLLPPLPPREDAARVARFVTHVSDWGALATISTLEAVRGWSFADVLSLSDGPPGAGSGVPYLYLSPLQQSVSNLQENPQATLTMSLAQTEFCRKNEFDPQSPLCVHTILSGTVTKVNETEVDFAKNSLFIRHPEMKSWPSSHNWFFAKLNITNIWVVDYFGGPKIVTPEEYFNVTLQ